TTCCCATCTGATCCTCCTGGATCTCGAAGACCCAACGAGATTCCGGAAAGTGGCCGACGAGGCTCGGTGAGGGGCTCGCCAGGAGGGATCGCAGCGCAAGTGCCGGGGCAAAACGTCTAGGGAAGCCGCTTGGTGGTCAATTTTTGGAACAGGGTGGATCCGCTGTGGCAGGGTGATCCATCCAGAGTCCAGCATCTACCAGCGTTCACGGGTGGTCGGACGGACTTGGGCTTGATCGAAACATCGGATCCGGAGGTGTAGGAGATGAAACCCAAACGATGGTCGTAGCTGTAATAGATGCCCTCCGGTTTGATCTCCCAAACCTCACCCTGGCAGTCGCAAATGGACTGCGTGGCGGAACATTCCAAAGAATGGAAATCCGTCATCCAATGGAACCGCCTGTAACAAACCGCTGATGTATCTGTATACACCACGCTGTCGTAAAGCACCGCCGCTTCGTTTGGTCGAAGCTTTAGTGTGTCGACAATAAATTCCTCGACCACGTAATCGATTCCGTACCGTATCTCCACGTCCCTTCCGTACGGCTGAAGGAATTTTTTCACCACCTTTCCGTCTTTGACCAGCATCCCTGGTGTTCGACCATCGACCGGTGTCGTATCCAGAAGCACGCTATCTCCTCGCCAAATCCAGCGAGCGGGTCTTGGGGGATACCCATAAAACAGAAATACTTCCGCATCCTGTGACATCGAACGGGAAATCCGGCCATGCTGGAACTCGTTTACCCAGGTTGTGGAATTTGTCTGCGACACCGACTTCGTTGAGTCGATGTGGTAGCCCGTGAAGAGGAGGTTCAGGTTCTCATATCCGGGGCCGAAGGAGACGGCGCAGGCGTTTTTCGCAGACGACACCGCAGCCAGACCCAGGACGGATGCCAGGAGAACGGCGCAAAATCCTTGCAGTGGGCGGTCGGGGGTGCGTGGGAGCAACATCTTGCATTTCATGGGGTGAGCTGCCTTTCGAGGAACGGGGTAAACCGGGTACAAAGCGAAATTTAACACGTTGGTATTTTCCGGCTGGCGCCGGTGCTTTTGTCGGCTGCGCCGTGGCTTCTCCAGGCGCGGGCCTGGTAGCCGTTTCACGGGGCGGCCTCGCCCCGTGACCCAGGCCAAGGGCATTCGCATGACCTCCCATACGGCGAACGCGCCGGATGGGAACCCTGCGCGTCCCATGCCAGGGTTCCCCTCCGCATCGCAACGATGTGGATGGGAGGGTACTGCAACGCAGCGCGCCGGGGGGCTCTAGCTGGAACGGCCGCACCGGTTCGCCGGGACAGTGGTCGCTATGGAGGTTGAGGCATTGGGCGATGGCATCAGGGACGCGATCGACATCTTCATGACACTGGCCGTTCCATTTTTCGAGCCCCCCGGTCCCCCTTGATTCGGCTGGATTGCCAATTTCCGGCATCGCTTCGCTGGCCGGTTGAGTGGTCGATGCCCCGAACATCGAAACCCTCTCCCCCGGTGGGGAGAGGGGGAGGGTGAGGGCACTCCCCCTTCCTCCCCGCCAATCCCAGCCACCTCCGCCAACCCAGGTTCGCCGACCTCACTCGCTTCGCTGCGCGGTGGGTGGGTGTGCTGGGTGCGCGGATGAGGGGTGAGGGATTTCGTCAGGCCGGTCCCGTTGAGGCGCTCTTGCGGGGGGTGCGTTGGAAGAAGAGGGCGAGTTCTTGTTGGGTGGTGGAAAGGCCGGGGACTTTGTCGCGGTGGAGCTTGACCGATGCATAGACGTCTAGGCATAGCCGGAGGGCGTCGCTGTTGGCGGCGATCATGGTGTCGTCGAGGGCCTTGGCCAGTTCGTGGACCATGCTCTGGATGGGGCGGAGCGACTCGATCAGCGCCACGTCCTTGCCCAGTTCATCCAAGGACAAAAATCCCGGAATGATCTCGGGGTGGGCCTCGCAGAGGGAGTAGGCCTTCTCGATGAAGGGCCGGAACCCGTTTTTTGCCTTGAAGAGAGTTCTCCTCTGATCGGCATCCAGGGTCACCAGGAAATCGAGGTTGTCGCGGATGTCAGCAAGTTTGGCGAGGATGTTCTGCTGTTTGTCCGCTGCGAGAGTCGCGGACACCAGGTTCTGGATGGACATGGCAAGGCTCCATTATGCGGGATGGGGGAAAGAGACACTCAAAGGACGGTGGCGGGGAAAGAGCAATGGTCACCACAGGAAGTCGATGACAACCGCTGTCTGGTAACTTAGGGGCGTCTTCCCGATTGCGCAAGAGCCTGAACCAGGATTTTTCACCGGACACTCCCCAGACAGGAAGTTGCCGTGGGGACCAGCACCTACACAGTTCGCCGGACACTCCCGAACACCCGCGTCGATGGCTTTCTCAAAGGGTTCGAAGGCGTGCGATAGCGTGTCCAGGACCTTCCTTTAGGCCTCAGAGACCTCCCATTACGTATCCAAGACCTTCGATTAGGCCTCGGATGCCTTCGATTACGTGTCGAAGACCATCGAGTTGGTCTCGGATGCCTTCCATTACGTGTTCAGGACCTTCCATTTGGCCTCTGAGGCCTTCGATTAGGTCTGGGAGGTCATCCGTTCCGTCTCGGGGGTCTTCCGGGAGGCAACGGAGACCGGTGGATGAGGGTTCTTCGCCGAGTGGAGGGGGGAGGGGAGTCGCGTTGTCTTCGGTTTGTGGTTTTGCCATCGGCTTTGTGGAGGAAAAGATCTGTGAACGGAAAGGATTGGTTCTAGTTTCCGGTACAGCCGAACTCGACCACCCTGTGCGGAATCGCCCCAACATGGATTGTCCCTCTGGAAAACCGATCCACCGGACCTGCACCCGATCTCGTCGGGGCTGTGATCGGCGACGGCAACCCACGGTCGCCGTCCGATCGAGGGGGACAGACCCGTGCCCGGCAGTTGAGTTCACGAGCGACTCCACTCGGTCCGTGGGTCAAGACTCGTTCTCATTTCTACCAATAACGAAGCGTAATAGCGGTATCCCGATAATGCGCAAATTTGCGCATAAACAGGAAGCAAACTGGCGAAAACCGGGCAATTTCTGCCTCTTTGAGCCGGTCAGCCCAAAGTTTTTCGCGAAAACGGGATCACCCATAATAAAGATGTTAGGCAGACGCTCCGCGCGGATAAAACAATAATAAAACAACATTGCTGGGGCGGAACAAAGCGAATATAACAAGGGGGGGGGGTGGCCAACTGCAAACAAGACAACTGCAATAGCAGCAATAAATAGCAACAAACAGCAAAGCAAAATATTATTAACGCAATTCAATTCAAGTCTGATTTTAACAAAAAACAATAAAATCAAAAGCCACAAAATAGCAAAAGAACCGCCTTTCGGCGGTCTTGCGATTATGAATGACCTCCAGCAGCAGAAAATGCCTCACGCGACCCAACCCATTGTGCAGATTCGAAAATAAATAGATAGGTGTGCAATGAAGAAGTCAGAAAACCAATACGCGAAAATCGCTCTGAAATATAGCCATTTTCGCGTATTGGAATTCGCCTGTCCACCCGCCAAGGCCCCCACCCACCACCCAAACAAAATTCAAATTCGATTATCTCAACGAATGCAATTCAAATTGTTTCAGAATCATTTACTCAAAAATCTATCTTTTTGCCATGTCAGGTACGTTTCCAGGTTCCCCAGCGTGAACCGCGATCAAAGGCAGTCCCGTTGACGACCAAGACCTTCTTTGAGCATCCCATCCTGAACTCGCCCTATCTCGTGCCAACGGAGCATTGGGAGCTCGACGAAACTGGCCAGCCAACCAACCGCCTTATCTCCACCCGTCGCAAAGCCGAGTTCATCACTCCGATCCCCAAGGCCAAGAAGCAAAGGAAGGATCAGACGGCACTCGTGATGGATGAGGGTCAAGGACTTTCGGATGCCCGTCAGCAGTACGAGGTCACCTCTTCGTTTGTGAACGCCTTGCGTGCAGAGATTGTGCAATGGCGCAAACTCCCGGAGTCATCCTGGATGGTGACCCCGGAAACAGCAAGGCTCCTCAAGCATTGGCGGCACTACGCGTTCCAGGGAGTCCGCCCCTTCTTCTGTCAGGTCGAAGCCATCGAGACCGTGATCTGGCTGACAGAAGTTGCCCCACAACTCAAGATCAAAGATTCGAAAAATCGCGATCTTTTCGTGGGTAAAAAGTTTCTGAACCATCTCGAAAATGCGAGTCGGGAGGCCAATCCGGAACTATTACGCTTGGCTCTCAAGCTCGCCACGGGAGCGGGAAAAACCACCGTGATGGCGATGCTCATCGCATGGCAGACCATCAATGCAGTGCGTCGTCCTGGCAGCAAGAACTTCACGCGCGGATTTCTGATTGTGGCTCCGGGCATCACGATCAAGGACCGCCTTCGCGTTCTGATGCCCAACGATGCCGACAGCTACTACCAGAGCCGCGAACTGGTGCCTGCCGATCTTCTTCCAGAAGTCCAGAAGGCAAAAATTGTCATTACAAACTTCCATGCTTTCAAGCTACGCGAGCGTTTGGAGCTGAGCAAGGGGACGCGCTCCATGCTTCAGGGGCGTGGTGACGCTCTACAAACGCTGGAAACCGAAGGCCAGATGATCCAGCGTGTGATGCCGGATCTAATGGGCCTGAAGAACATCCTGGCCATCAACGACGAAGCTCACCATTGCTACCGCGAAAAGCCGGATGACAACGACGAGGAAGAAGAACTCAAAGGGGACCAGAAAAAGGAAGCTGATGAGAACCGCGAAGCGGCGCGGATGTGGATCTCCGGCTTGGAAGCCGTGAAGCGGAACTTGGGGCTGTTGCGTGTGATCGATCTTTCCGCCACGCCGTTTTTCTTGAGTGGTTCCGGCTATGCCGAAGGCACCCTCTTTCCTTGGACCATGTGCGACTTCTCGCTCATGGACGCCATTGAATGCGGCATCGTCAAACTCCCGCGTGTTCCCGTGGCCGACAACATTCCGGGTGCCGAAGTCCCCATGTTCCGCGACCTCTGGAGTCACATTGGGAAGAAGATGCCCAAGAAGGGCAAGGGCAAAGAGCTTGATCCGCTCTCGCTGCCCACCGAACTCCAGACCGCTCTGGAGGCCCTGTACGGGCACTACGCCAAGACCTTTGAGCTTTGGAAACGCGAAGGCATCTCCGTTCCGCCTTGCTTCATCGTGGTTTGCAACAACACCGCCACTTCCAAGCTGGTGTACGACTATATCACGGGCTTCTTTCGCGACGACGGTAAGGGACCGTTCGTGCCGGGACAGTTTGAACTTTTCCGCAACTATGACACCGACGGGAACGCCATCCCACGGCCTCGTACGCTCCTGATCGACAGCATGCAGTTGGAATCCGGCGAGGAGCTGGACGACAATTTCCGCAAGGTCGCAGGCCCGGAATTGGCGATCTTCAAACAAGAAGTGCTGGAGCGCGGCGGTAAGCTCGCCGAGGAGATTCGCGGCGGCAAGGAGTTCAGCGACGCCACCATTTTGCGCGAGGTGATGAACACCGTCGGCAAGAAGGGGCGACTGGGCGAATCCATCCGGTGTGTGGTTTCTGTCTCCATGCTCACCGAAGGATGGGATGCCAACACCGTGACGCATGTGTTGGGGCTTCGCGCCTTTGGCACACAGCTCCTGTGCGAACAGGTTATCGGACGGGCGCTCCGCCGTCAGTCGTACGACCTGAACGAACAAGGCCTGTTCAATATCGAGTACGCCGACATCCTTGGCATTCCTTTTGACTTTACCGCGAAGCCTGTGGTGGCTCCTCCTCAAGCTCCACGCGAGACCGTTCAGGTTAAGGCGGTCAAGCCGGATCGCGATGCCTTGGAGATCCGTTTCCCGCGGGTTCAAGGGTATCGCGTTGAGCTTCCCGAAGAGCGGATTGAAGCAAAATTCACCGACGAACATGTCCTCACGCTCTCACCGGATGACATCGGGCCATCGATCACCCAAACTTCGGGGATTATCGGGGAGCCTGAAAATTTGACCCTCGCACACACGCGCGACACGCGTCAGTCCACCGTGGTGATGCACCTGACCAAGTACCTGCTGTTCAACCATTGGCGTGACGAAGGGGGCGAGCCGAAGATGCACCTCTTCGGGCAACTGAAGCGCGCCGTCAACCAATGGATCGAAGGCCACCTTGTTTGCAAGGGCGACACCTACCCCGCTCAGCTTCTTTACCTGGAGCTGACCAAGCGTGCTTCTGACAAGATCGCGGGAGCCATCACCCTTGCGGGGATGGAGCGGAACAAGGACGCAGTCCGCGTGATCCTGGATCCGTACAACCCGGCAGGATCCACACGGCATGTGAACTTCAACACTTCCAAGCGGGATCGTTGGCCGACGGATCTACGTAAGAGCCATGTTAACTGGGTGGTGTGCGACAGTAGCTGGGAGATGGAATTTTGTCGCGTCGCCGAGTCGCACGACAAGGTTCTGGCCTATGTCAAAAACCAGGGATTGGGCTTGGAAGTCCCGTACCAAATGGGCTCGGCAAGCCATGTCTACTTGCCTGACTTCATCGTCTTGGTGGATGACGGCAAGGGTTGGGACGATCCGTTACACCTGATCGTCGAGATCAAAGGGTATCGAGGCGAAGACGCCATCGAGAAGAAGCGAACCATGGACACTTACTGGGTTCCCGGCGTGAACCAGCTCGGTACCTTTGGACGATGGGCATTCGTGGAGTTCACCGACAACTACCTGATGGACGAGGAGTTCAAGGCGAAGATCGCGGCGCAGTTCGACGCGCTCATGGGGAAGGTGTGCGGATGACGTCAAGCCGCACCATAAGCCCGTATTCGGTCATCCTTGCCGACCTGAAGGACCGCATTCTCCAAGCGCGCGTCCGTGCGGTGCGAGCGGTCAATCGCGAGCTGGTGTCTTTGTACTGGGACATCGGCGGAGTGATCGCCAGGCAGCAGGCCGAGTCGAACTGGGGCGACGCCGTGGTCGAGCAACTTTCCCGCGACCTGCGCCGATCCTTCCCCGATCTGAAGGGCTTCTCGGCACGCAACCTGTGGGACATGCGCCGCCTTCACGAGGTCTACGGCTCTCCGGACTTTCTGCGACAGCTTGTCGCAGAAAGTCAACCGAAAGTCGCCGCTGGCAAGACGAGCAAGACAAAAAGTGCTCCCAAGGGGGCCTTGAATCTGGTGGGATCGGACACGATTCTGAGACAGCTTGTCGCAGAAATTCCGTGGGGCCACCACCTGCTCCTGATGAACAAGCTCTCGGACGCAGCCGCCCGACTGTACTACTTGCAAGCGACCGCCAGGTTTGGGTGGAGCCGCAACGTGCTCCTGAACCAGATCAAGGGCCAGGCGTTTGAGAGAGCCGTTCTAGAAAAGAAGACGCACAACTTCCCGCTGGCCTTGCCAGAGCACCTGGCCGAGCAAGCGGACGAAATGATGAAGAGCAGTTACAACCTTGGATTCCTGGGCCTGACCAAGGCCGTGAAGGAACGCGAACTGGAAGACCGGCTCATCACGAACTTGCAGCAGTTCCTTTTGGAGCTGGGCTACGGCTTCTGCTTCGTGGGACGCCAGCACAAGCTCACACTGGGTCGCAAGGAGTACTTCGTCGACCTGTTGTTCTATCACCGGCACCTGAAGGCATTGGTGGCCTTCGAACT
This DNA window, taken from Fibrobacterota bacterium, encodes the following:
- a CDS encoding DEAD/DEAH box helicase family protein, giving the protein MTTKTFFEHPILNSPYLVPTEHWELDETGQPTNRLISTRRKAEFITPIPKAKKQRKDQTALVMDEGQGLSDARQQYEVTSSFVNALRAEIVQWRKLPESSWMVTPETARLLKHWRHYAFQGVRPFFCQVEAIETVIWLTEVAPQLKIKDSKNRDLFVGKKFLNHLENASREANPELLRLALKLATGAGKTTVMAMLIAWQTINAVRRPGSKNFTRGFLIVAPGITIKDRLRVLMPNDADSYYQSRELVPADLLPEVQKAKIVITNFHAFKLRERLELSKGTRSMLQGRGDALQTLETEGQMIQRVMPDLMGLKNILAINDEAHHCYREKPDDNDEEEELKGDQKKEADENREAARMWISGLEAVKRNLGLLRVIDLSATPFFLSGSGYAEGTLFPWTMCDFSLMDAIECGIVKLPRVPVADNIPGAEVPMFRDLWSHIGKKMPKKGKGKELDPLSLPTELQTALEALYGHYAKTFELWKREGISVPPCFIVVCNNTATSKLVYDYITGFFRDDGKGPFVPGQFELFRNYDTDGNAIPRPRTLLIDSMQLESGEELDDNFRKVAGPELAIFKQEVLERGGKLAEEIRGGKEFSDATILREVMNTVGKKGRLGESIRCVVSVSMLTEGWDANTVTHVLGLRAFGTQLLCEQVIGRALRRQSYDLNEQGLFNIEYADILGIPFDFTAKPVVAPPQAPRETVQVKAVKPDRDALEIRFPRVQGYRVELPEERIEAKFTDEHVLTLSPDDIGPSITQTSGIIGEPENLTLAHTRDTRQSTVVMHLTKYLLFNHWRDEGGEPKMHLFGQLKRAVNQWIEGHLVCKGDTYPAQLLYLELTKRASDKIAGAITLAGMERNKDAVRVILDPYNPAGSTRHVNFNTSKRDRWPTDLRKSHVNWVVCDSSWEMEFCRVAESHDKVLAYVKNQGLGLEVPYQMGSASHVYLPDFIVLVDDGKGWDDPLHLIVEIKGYRGEDAIEKKRTMDTYWVPGVNQLGTFGRWAFVEFTDNYLMDEEFKAKIAAQFDALMGKVCG
- a CDS encoding DUF1016 family protein yields the protein MTSSRTISPYSVILADLKDRILQARVRAVRAVNRELVSLYWDIGGVIARQQAESNWGDAVVEQLSRDLRRSFPDLKGFSARNLWDMRRLHEVYGSPDFLRQLVAESQPKVAAGKTSKTKSAPKGALNLVGSDTILRQLVAEIPWGHHLLLMNKLSDAAARLYYLQATARFGWSRNVLLNQIKGQAFERAVLEKKTHNFPLALPEHLAEQADEMMKSSYNLGFLGLTKAVKERELEDRLITNLQQFLLELGYGFCFVGRQHKLTLGRKEYFVDLLFYHRHLKALVAFELKVGAFEPEHAGQLDFYLNLLNEKERGSDDQPSIGIILCAEKDDVEVEFALKSKSNPIGVAEYQLSSKLPAQYKGRLPTAAQLSAVVRHTIEISQD